The genome window AAGATCCCCGGCTCGAGCCTGGCAGGAGTGTATCGGACCTACGTGGCGATGGCGATGCACGAAAGCCATCCGAATCGGAAAGCGAGGGGCCAGCCTTGGCCGTATTATCCGCATTGTGCGGGCCTGGGTCAGCCCCGAGGAGACTACCTGGGGCATTGTGCCCAACCGGATTGCCCGGTGTGCACGGTGTTCGGTTTCGCTCGGGGAAGGGATCAAGCCGGTGGGTTCGCCGGCCTGGCCGCCTTCACGGACGCCCATGTGCTTCTCTTCCCCGTGCCCACTCGCCAAGGGCCCCGCTGGATCACTTGCCCCGACGCCCTGCGGCTGGTTGGCCTGGAGGTCCAGGGCGTGGACCAAAAGGACCAAAAGGACCAAAAGGACCAAAAGGACCAAAAGGACCAAAATGCCGTGTATTTAGGTTCGAATCAGAACACTCACTTGAACCTCGGCTGGCTTCTCCTGCCAGTGAAAGTCTGCACACAATTTAAGACCATCGCTGACAGTCTTCGGAATCTTACAACCCCAGATTTTACAATCCTAGATTACGTCTTAGACCGCTTAGCCTTAGTTTCAGACCGTCTCTTTGCTCACATCGTGAACAGCAACCTGGAGGTACGCACCTCGGTGGCCATCAACCCGGCCACCGGAGCGGCGGAGGAGCAGGCCCTCTTCTCCTATGAGGCCCTGCCGCGGGGGACGGTGCTGGCGTGGGAGATTATCACAAAGAATCCTGGGTACTTTCGGATCGAAGGGCAGGTGATCTCTGCCGTATCTACGCCGGATCAGGTGCACGAAAAAGTTAAACTTGCCCATCCCTACCTGGAGCACCTGGGAGTCGGCGGCATGGGCACGCGGGGGATGGGGCGGTTGAAGGTGCTCTTTTCCGATCAATCGCCGTCAACTC of Thermoflexus hugenholtzii JAD2 contains these proteins:
- the cmr4 gene encoding type III-B CRISPR module RAMP protein Cmr4; protein product: MPSYKKFLHIGLALDPIHVGAGGARLGRVELTIVRDPVTRVPKIPGSSLAGVYRTYVAMAMHESHPNRKARGQPWPYYPHCAGLGQPRGDYLGHCAQPDCPVCTVFGFARGRDQAGGFAGLAAFTDAHVLLFPVPTRQGPRWITCPDALRLVGLEVQGVDQKDQKDQKDQKDQKDQNAVYLGSNQNTHLNLGWLLLPVKVCTQFKTIADSLRNLTTPDFTILDYVLDRLALVSDRLFAHIVNSNLEVRTSVAINPATGAAEEQALFSYEALPRGTVLAWEIITKNPGYFRIEGQVISAVSTPDQVHEKVKLAHPYLEHLGVGGMGTRGMGRLKVLFSDQSPSTQTVSCSASSTSATSSPSGSSAPSAGGMTASSSGTEQGGAP